From the Excalfactoria chinensis isolate bCotChi1 chromosome 1, bCotChi1.hap2, whole genome shotgun sequence genome, one window contains:
- the XK gene encoding endoplasmic reticulum membrane adapter protein XK isoform X2 encodes MRCVEVFYIYFHAGRVEEPYVSITKKRQMPKDGYSEEVEKEVGQAEGKLCTHRSAFSRASVIQAFLGSAPQLTLQLYICVLQQEITAARSIFMVLSLLSIVYGALRCNILAIKIKYDDYDVSVKPAAYLCIFMWRSFEIATRVTVLVLFSSVLQIWTLPVVLVNFFGFFFYPWILFWQSKSPFPENIEKALSRVGTTIVLCLLTFLYAGINMFCWSAVQVKLNDPDLINKSQNWYRLTVYYMLRFIENAFLLLMWYIYKTDIYLYVCAPLLVLQLLIAYCMAILFMLVFYQFCHPCKKLFSSSITEGLLSCFTFCFVCKSPKSSTLTDKADLKSSENADESQSSNKTIDSPNGNLHQSVSSNA; translated from the exons GTGTGTGGAAGTCTTTTACATTTACTTCCATGCCGGCAGAGTTGAAGAGCCCTATGTCAGCATCACAAAGAAGCGACAGATGCCCAAGGACGGGTACTCAGAAGAAGTTGAGAAGGAAGTGGGCCAGGCTGAAGGCAAGCTGTGTACCCACAGGTCTGCATTCAGCAGGGCGTCTGTGATCCAGGCGTTCCTTGGCTCAGCACCGCAGCTCACGCTCCAGCTCTACATCTGCGTCCTGCAGCAGGAGATCACGGCTGCCAGAA GTATTTTTATGgtcctttctcttctgtcaaTTGTATATGGCGCCTTACGCTGCAACATCTTGGCTATTAAGATTAAGTACGATGATTACGATGTCAGTGTGAAACCAGCTGCCTACCTCTGCATATTCATGTGGAGAAGCTTTGAGATTGCTACACGTGTTACAGTGTTGGTCCTTTTCAGCTCAGTACTTCAGATCTGGACTCTCCCTGTTGTGCTAGTGAACTtctttggttttttcttttatccatGGATTCTTTTCTGGCAAAGCAAATCCCCATTTCCTGAGAACATAGAGAAGGCACTGAGCAGGGTCGGCACTACCATTGTCTTGTGCCTTCTTACCTTCTTGTATGCGGGCATTAATATGTTCTGCTGGTCAGCAGTGCAGGTGAAACTCAATGATCCTGACTTAATTAACAAATCCCAAAATTGGTACCGATTGACTGTGTATTATATGCTGAGATTCATCGAGAATGCATTCCTCCTGCTGATGTGGTACATCTATAAAACTGATATCTACTTATATGTCTGTGCCCCGTTGTTGGTCTTGCAGCTCCTGATAGCTTACTGTATGGCTATCCTCTTCATGTTGGTGTTCTACCAGTTCTGCCACCCATGCAAAAAACTGTTCTCATCCAGCATTACCGAAGGTTTGCTGTCCTGTTTCAcgttctgctttgtttgcaaGTCTCCCAAATCCTCCACCCTGACAGACAAGGCGGATTTGAAATCATCTGAAAATGCTGACGAGTCGCAGAGCAGTAACAAGACAATAGATTCTCCAAACGGGAATCTTCATCAAAGTGTTTCTTCCAATGCCTAG